The sequence taatgtataattatatttataacattCAAACAATATCAACAATATTTTACAAGCAAGAATCTGGGCAGCACAAACATAACAACAATCAACAGAACTATAACTCTGAATATTTGGCACTTCAAATCTTTTCCTCACTAGGAAGGTTAATTTGCAACTTAAAAAGAGAATTCTTCCCTTCACTAATTcagaatcattataattttacCTTCACTACCTCTTATATCCCATTTTATAAATCTGTATATATAAAGTTAGGTTTGATATTCTCCTAGGCTGTCCACGTAGGCGGATACGTCACTAATTCGAGTCTTGAGAAGCCGACACATGTATGCGTCCAAAACGCGGCGTTTCATTAATTTGGAGTTGGAGATCGTGTGAGCTTTTAGTGTAACTCATAAACATGCGGGAATATTGTCATGTGGACTTTAGATCAAATTAAAGATAATACTTTTAACAGCatacttttatattttagtaaacaAATAATGTTGTGTTCTTCGTCTTATGAACATGTCATAAAAACAGCACTTAAGATATCGTTGATATTCAATCCGATCATACCGGTATGACAAATTAATGTAAATCAACAGAACCGAGTATGATGATTTTAATTGGATTTACATGTgtcaaaaatacaataaaatggttttatttattttaatgtgtaAAATAGCccgtaaaaacaaaaaaaaactaggtGAACCAATAGGTTTATAGTATATTAGTGAACATACTtacaaaatgtataatattatatagagAATGAAAAATTGAATTTACTAATTTGATATACATATACTGAGCATTTaacatatgaataatgttttagcAATAAAAACATAGGAATAATTATTTGCTTTACCCATTTACATCAATTTATTTTCTAAGGTCCATGATTTCATGATAAATAGTGCTCCTATAATTATTTGCTTTACCCATTtacatcaatttattttttaaggtCCAGATTTTTCACGACAAATAGTGCTcctaacttcttcttcttttttcaaacAATAGCTgaaacatattattatatattactcCTACTTAGCTATTTAAATAAACGAACACTCTctgatatttgaaaattttgaacgATTCCCTTTGTACAGTAAAcggttttatttcaaattattaatacaccaatgcaaaaatatattttgcaaGATAATTACGCGCATCTGCAGCATAAGCTCTTTATTACATACAAGCATGAATTCTCTTAAAAACGTCCATGCaatattatcatttaatttaaatatattgttattgaTAATGCAAGTTTCCACAGTATTAACAACTTAATAAATTAATAGTAAAACCtatctaataaattttaaactcaTTTAATAATGATAGACCATATTCAATTTAAAGAGTGGCAGGAAGTTGAAGTATGACTTTTATTAGAAGAAAACTAtcacattttaattaaaacatacACAAACTAAGCTACTCAGAGTAACAAAATGTTTTTTGGCTTAGATAATATAAGCTTTTCTTTAACATATTTCTCTGGCATGATCATTGCATAATTATATGTGGACATcactaattttattatattagatTGTTCTTCATAGATAATGAAAGTTACTGTTATTTTAATTcaatccaaaaatattaattaaaaataacagCATGATCTCCgaattctatttatttatttttgtttataatatcgttttcagtctacaatttttttaaaaacgctttataaaattaatgtaaattcatataaatagttttttttcctaacttcccgcccgtagggcgggccgatccTAGTTTACAATAAACTTGTGTCACTAATAGTATTAATCTTTAAATATTGTAAGAAACTAGTACGTCTTACTTTTCATAAAGTGTTATTTCGGTATTTTACACTAGGGCCAAGCTTAATATcaatatccgaaccgaaccgaaaatagGGTACCCTGCCCTGTCAAATCCTAAATATCCGAATAAGACCatttttcaaaactcaaaaaactGAAACCGAACCCAATCCGCATCAAGAATCAAATGAGTATCCGAACATatccaaacataaaaaaatatataaaatattattttaattatatttataataatgttaatacctaaaattaagattaaaaatcaaatattagtaattttgggtatttatagataaaaatgGATGTTCTggataaaaatacttaaataacaTTATATCCATGGTTaattttagacaaaaaaataaccaattcaaactatataaattaaatatttgggagttttatgttattttagatAAGTTTGAGTAGTTTGGATATAAAATATCCAAGTCGAATCAAGTACTTTGGTTAAAACGCGAACTCCCAAATCCGATTCGAACACGACCGGGTTTTTATAATACCCGAATGAGATCATTTTTCAAGGATTTTGAAAGGGCACCCGAATGCCATGCATATTTTATAATATCCAAATGGATAGTATCCATATCCGAAAGAGTACCCGAATGCCATGCATATTTTGCACCacatatcaaataaaaacattttaacaaTATTTGATGGTTAATACTACAACTGTTACTTTTATATTTACTTCATTAAGTTGTATATTAGTCCCTCTGTTTAGAACAGACGGGAAAGATTGAGTGTTCAACAATTAGGTTCGATTAAATGAGAATCTAAAACTGGGCTATTATTAGCTAATAGGATTTGTGGTGAAAATAGATAAAGAAAGAATTCGAGTGAAGAAACTATAGTGTgtgaaaaataaagaatttgAGCGAAGATTTCAAGAAATGACCTGAGAAATGAACGGAGAATGGTAGGATAGTGAAACATGAattctcaaaaagaaaagaaactatAGTGTgtagagaaaattataaaagtgaaaaattagggaaatatcataataaaaatgtaaagatgTGAACCCTTTCCTGTTGATGGGTTAAGCCCACTTGGCGAGGACGGACATTCCACCGCAACCGAGCAAAGCCGCGCCAAAACAAATAAGCTGAAGTTTGACGCTTCCTTGGAGCATTGATCCCATAAACTCTGCAGCTAGAAGGTCTACGAGCGCCATGTAAATAAGCAGTCCCGCAGAGCATGCATTGAGTAGCCCGACCGTGATTAATGCGGTTGGACTATTGTCCTTGTAAACGCTCGACAAGGCTATACCAAGAGCGATCCCAAATGGTGTTGTAACCGCAAAGAAGAAAGCCATCACTAATTTCTTCACATTTGTATATTCTGCCTGTAAAAATGATCTTTATTTCTCagaatattatatgtttttatcgTTATATACTTATATGGTTATGtccaataatataaatttttttgttaacagtGGAAATTCTGGGCTTATACACATAATCTTATTCATATTCGGAGTCAATCTTTAGATATTCCAATTTAAAGAATAATCTTCCATATTAAGGGTGTTTAAACCCGATACACAAGAAAACCAGCCATCTTATGTTATCAATAGATTACCAACACCTTGacctaattaatataaattttacgaaaaaataatcaaaaagacACATCATTTTTTGAAAGGTATATTTatcaaaattcaaaagtaaCATTTACTAACATAAAATTTCCTTTTATTACCcaccaatatatatatgtttgtgttATGGTTTAAACTTTTTGGATTTGATAAACAATATTATGGTTTTGGTctattattgttttctttcaGGGTCTTCTTTTGTATTGTTCCGAAGTAGAGATTGAAGGGATTTGgatttagaaacaaaaaaatacctGGAGAATGCAACCGCCGAGACCCATCCCTTCGAACATTTGATGGAAGCAAAGAGCTGCAATAAGACCTTTAATTGTGCATATGTCATTTGTTGCACCTAGCGATAGTCCAATAACCACCGAGTGGACTATAATCCCAAGCTCCAATAcctaattttagatatataatcaCTCAACATGTACTTTCAGTGTAACACGAACTATTTGAGTTTTTGATGAAGAACTGACCATGGCGATAACTCGGTACCGCAATAGTTGTTTTGAGCATGTAGAGCTAGTTTCTCTAGTTGTTATTTGCAAGTGATCGATATGAATTATTAGCGGATTAGTCGTGTCTTCACTGCCGTCACATACATCTTTTCTTGTATAGATACTCGTAGCAATGGAATCAATAGCGAGAGTAACTAGACAGGACAACATAGCGACGAAGCCCGCAAATGGAAACTTGTGCCACGGATCGTCTTCAAGACATGGTGAGGACAACATCTCAAAAGAATCAGGCAAAACATGCATGAAACTGGTTCCTAATATGATCCCAGATGCAAAACACTTGATGACCATGAAGATTTTTCCGTCTGGACTTAGGAACGGTACATATCGGCTGAAGAGAGGAGCCGTGACACCTATCATGCTTGTCACGAGGATAGCAACGATAGCTATGATTTTGAGGGGTAATGCTTTGGTTTTGTCGATGCATGAGTTTGTTGAATCGGTTTCGCATTCTTTCGGAACCGTTGAGATTGCCGGAGCTATAGCAAATGAGATTATGAGAAGGACGACGACGATTAGATTCATGTGTTGTGTGGTTGTAGTCAtttttagatttgggtttgtacTTTGTAGTAAAGTGAAAGGTCTGTAATGTGtatgtttcaaactttcatatCCATATTATATAGATGACAACATAATGTGCCACAATGTGGCACATGATATGCCAGGTGTTCTTATATGACGACATTGACATGTATTATTATTCGTTTTATATCTATGGAAAACAAAATAACGCATCACACACGAGTCAACATCAATATAGAGATTCAACCCGATGCAAAGAAAATACATCAAGGTCTATTTGGTTGGATGTAGATTAGTCTACTTATAAGATAATTCTCTACtcaatgttaaaatataatagtaacaaaaattgAAATCTTTTTAATGTGTATGTTTTACGAtccatatatatagatagaggAATA comes from Brassica rapa cultivar Chiifu-401-42 chromosome A02, CAAS_Brap_v3.01, whole genome shotgun sequence and encodes:
- the LOC103853609 gene encoding probable zinc transporter 8 — protein: MTTTTQHMNLIVVVLLIISFAIAPAISTVPKECETDSTNSCIDKTKALPLKIIAIVAILVTSMIGVTAPLFSRYVPFLSPDGKIFMVIKCFASGIILGTSFMHVLPDSFEMLSSPCLEDDPWHKFPFAGFVAMLSCLVTLAIDSIATSIYTRKDVCDGSEDTTNPLIIHIDHLQITTRETSSTCSKQLLRYRVIAMVLELGIIVHSVVIGLSLGATNDICTIKGLIAALCFHQMFEGMGLGGCILQAEYTNVKKLVMAFFFAVTTPFGIALGIALSSVYKDNSPTALITVGLLNACSAGLLIYMALVDLLAAEFMGSMLQGSVKLQLICFGAALLGCGGMSVLAKWA